AAATTTTTAGACCCGCTAGCTGATAAATTGCTTGTTTCAGCAGCTTTTATTTTAATGGTGGAGCTTGGTATGGCGCCTGCTTGGATTATCATTGTCATCATCAGCCGTGAATTTGCTGTAACAGGTTTACGTTTAATTTTGGCTGGTGGAGGAGAAGTAGTTGCGGCAAATCAGCTTGGCAAGATTAAAACATGGGCACAAATTGTTGCTATCGCAGCAGCACTTTTACACAATACAATCTTTACGCTAATTGGTATTCCGTTCGATACAATAATGCTATATATTGCATTGTTCTTCACATTGTGGTCTGGATGGGATTATTTCTATCTAAATCGACGTGTTTTACTTGAGTCTAAATAAGAAAGGTCTTGTGAATCATGAATGCTGAAATTCTTGCAGTTGGTTCAGAATTATTGCTAGGACAAATTACAAATACAAACGCGAAATTTATTTCTAATCAGCTGTCAGAGTTAGGGATAAATGTGTATTATCATACGGTTGTTGGGGATAATGCCAAACGTTTAGAGGAAGCTATAACAATTGCGGAGTCTCGTGCAGATTTAATCATATTTTCTGGTGGGCTTGGACCTACAAAGGATGATTTAACGAAGGAAACAATCGCACGTCATCTTGATATTTCGCTTGAATTTGATGATGTCGCCCTAACGTATATTGAGCAGTTTTTTGCTAAACGAGGTCGTCCAATGACTGAAAATAATCGTAAACAGGCATTAGTATTAGCTGGTTGTGAAGTACTAGCAAACCATCATGGAATGGCACCTGGCATGATACTAACAAAAGGTGGACGAACGTATATCTTGCTACCTGGGCCACCGAAAGAGCTTGAGCCAATGTTTCAATTTGAGGCAAAGCCAAAGCTTGGTGCATTGTTAAATGCTGGAGGCGTTATTGTCTCTCACGTTATGCGCTTTTATGGTATTGGGGAGGCAGAGCTGGAGGTTCGTGTTCAAGCTATTTTAGATACACAAACAAATCCTACTGTTGCACCGCTTGCCTCAGATGGTGAAGTGACATTGCGTGTAACTGCTAAAGCAGAAACAGTACAGGAGGCACAGCAGCTTATTGCGACTAAGGTAGCTGAGATTCAAGCACTTGTTGGCGAATATCAATACGGCGTAGATGACGATTCTCTTGCCTCTAAAACAGTAGAAATGTTACTTGATAATCAATTAACTATATCCGCTGCAGAAAGTTTAACTGCGGGGTTATTTCAATCAGAGCTGGCGGAAATTTCAGGAGTAGGGAATGCGCTTACTGGTGGCGTTGTCACGTATACAGAAGAGGCAAAAATAAGTCAGCTTGGCATTCCTAAACAATTACTAGATACACATGGCATTGTCAGCAGTGAATGCGCTGCGGCTATGGCTAGTGCCGTAAAGCAAAAATTTGGTACAAATATTGGTATTGGCTTAACTGGGGCAGCAGGACCAACAGCACACGATCACCAACCAGTTGGAACAGTTTGGATTGGTATCGCCATTGACGATGAAGAACCAATCACGTATTTACTTCATTTATCGGGTATGCGGAATACAAATCGACTTCGTGCAGTAAAGTTTACATGTCATTATCTAATGCAGCTTTTGGAAGAAAGAGGATATACTAAACGCTATAAATAGAGAAAAAGTAGGAATTTGGGTAGAGGAAAATTACCCAAATTTTTATTTTGAAGAAAAATCGAATAAACGTTCGCTTTTTTCTTGCGTGTTCTCTCAAAAACAAGTATAGTAGAGATAGAGAAAAACAGTGAACAGTTTTCGAAGGAGGAAAATAAATGAGTGATCGTAAAGCAGCCTTAGAACAGGCGTTAAAACAAATTGAAAAGAACTTTGGTAAAGGTTCAATTATGAAACTTGGCGAAAAAACCGATTTAGAAATTGCTACATCATCAAGCGGTTCGCTAGCACTTGATGCTGCACTAGGTGTTGGTGGTTATCCACGTGGGCGAATTATTGAAGTTTATGGTCCAGAATCATCAGGTAAAACAACGGTTGCTCTCCATGCAATTGCAGAGGTGCAAGCAAC
This genomic stretch from Lysinibacillus pakistanensis harbors:
- the pgsA gene encoding CDP-diacylglycerol--glycerol-3-phosphate 3-phosphatidyltransferase; this translates as MNIPNKITISRILLIPFFVIVMMFDFGWGTMSLFGAKMPVHHFVGALIFIFASTTDWVDGYYARKYNLVTTFGKFLDPLADKLLVSAAFILMVELGMAPAWIIIVIISREFAVTGLRLILAGGGEVVAANQLGKIKTWAQIVAIAAALLHNTIFTLIGIPFDTIMLYIALFFTLWSGWDYFYLNRRVLLESK
- a CDS encoding competence/damage-inducible protein A — encoded protein: MNAEILAVGSELLLGQITNTNAKFISNQLSELGINVYYHTVVGDNAKRLEEAITIAESRADLIIFSGGLGPTKDDLTKETIARHLDISLEFDDVALTYIEQFFAKRGRPMTENNRKQALVLAGCEVLANHHGMAPGMILTKGGRTYILLPGPPKELEPMFQFEAKPKLGALLNAGGVIVSHVMRFYGIGEAELEVRVQAILDTQTNPTVAPLASDGEVTLRVTAKAETVQEAQQLIATKVAEIQALVGEYQYGVDDDSLASKTVEMLLDNQLTISAAESLTAGLFQSELAEISGVGNALTGGVVTYTEEAKISQLGIPKQLLDTHGIVSSECAAAMASAVKQKFGTNIGIGLTGAAGPTAHDHQPVGTVWIGIAIDDEEPITYLLHLSGMRNTNRLRAVKFTCHYLMQLLEERGYTKRYK